Proteins from a single region of Pleurocapsa minor HA4230-MV1:
- the ndk gene encoding nucleoside-diphosphate kinase: protein MERTFIMIKPDGVQRHLTGEIIHRFESKGFTMVGMKMMQVDRELAEKHYDVHKERPFFKGLVDFIISAPVIAMVWEGEDVIAAARNIIGATNPVSAAPGSIRGDLGVSIGRNLIHGSDAPETATAEVALWFDESELVDWEPVRKSWLYE, encoded by the coding sequence ATGGAACGCACTTTTATTATGATCAAGCCTGATGGCGTACAGCGTCATCTCACAGGAGAAATCATTCATCGTTTTGAATCCAAGGGATTTACCATGGTAGGAATGAAAATGATGCAGGTTGACCGTGAACTAGCGGAAAAACACTATGACGTTCACAAAGAAAGACCTTTTTTCAAAGGTTTAGTTGATTTTATTATCTCTGCTCCAGTCATTGCCATGGTATGGGAAGGCGAAGATGTAATTGCTGCTGCGAGAAATATTATTGGCGCAACTAACCCTGTCTCTGCTGCACCTGGTTCAATCCGTGGCGATCTGGGGGTAAGTATTGGACGTAACTTGATTCACGGCTCCGATGCTCCTGAAACCGCTACCGCAGAAGTTGCACTCTGGTTTGATGAATCAGAATTAGTAGATTGGGAACCCGTGAGAAAATCTTGGCTCTACGAATAA